TCAACCATGCCGTCGATGATGTCTGGATTAGAAGCATCACCGGCAAATGCAACACATTCACCTTCCTTATTGCGGATTTTACGGGCAGCATCAGCCGCAAGCGATTTGTCGGCATCATTCAAAATAATACACGCACCCTGACTGGCAAGCTGCTTCGCAATTTCAAATCCGATTCCCTGCCCCGCTCCGGTAACAATCGCAACCTGATTGTCGAATAATTGGCTGTTCATTTTTTACGCTACTAAATGTTTTTGAATTGACCGGAAGCCGTTTCGCTCCCGGTCAATAGTCTAGTGAGAATCTCTTGTAACCTTATCCCCTGAACCTCCTTTGAGGAAATCCAGGTCGGCACCTTCATGCGCCTGCATCACGTGGTTGATGTGAAGATTAACATAACCCCGGTTGTAACCCATATCCAGTGGCTTCCACAATGTACGCCGACGCGCCAGTTCTTCATCCGATACTTCCAGGTTGAGTTTTCTGTTTTCAACATCCAGCTCAATGAAATCGCCGTCCTGCACCAGGGCCAGCGTTCCGCCGACCGCAGCTTCCGGAGAAATGTGCAAAACAACTGTTCCAAACCCGGTACCGCTCATACGTCCGTCGGATATCCTTACCATATCAATGACACCCTGCGCCAGCAGTTTTTTTGGCAGCGACATATTACCCACTTCCGGCATGCCCGGGTAGCCTTTGGGTCCTACATTTTTCAAGACCAGGATACTATTTTCATCCACATCAAGGTTTGGATCGTCCAAACGTGCCTTGTAATCATCAATATCCTCGAAAACAATGGCCTTACCGCGGTGTTGCATCAGTTCAGGTTTCAATGATGCCGATGGTTTGATCACCGCACCGTTTTCACACAGGTTACCACGAACCACAGCAAGACCTGTCAGATCTTTCACTGGCTCAGCCAATGTACCGATCACACTGGGATCAAAACATTCGGCCGACGCGCAGTTTTCGGCCATAGTCTTACCATTCGCGGTAATTACGCCGTCGTGCAGCATTCCTATCATTTCCTTGATCACAACAGGCAGGCCGCCCGCATAATAGAAGTCCTCCATGAAGTAACCTCCCGAAGGCTGCAAATTCAGTAGCAGCGGTACTTTTGCACACAAGTCATTGAAATGATCAAGAGAAAGGTCCACGCCAATTCGTCCGGCAATCGCCAGCAAGTGAATCACAAAATTAGTTGAACCACCAATCGCTGCATTGAGCATGATTGCGTTCTCAAATGCTTCTTTGGTCAATATCTGAGAAAGACGAAGGTCTTCCTTCACCATTTCCACGATCCTCCGGCCAGACAGCTGTGCCAAAACTTTCCTGCGCGAATCAGCGGCCGGTATCGCCGCGTTTTCAGGCAGTGTGAGCCCCAGTGACTCTACCATACACGCCATTGTAGAAGCAGTACCCATTACTGCGCAGTGACCGGCGCTGCGGCACATACATGCTTCTGCAGTGGTAAATTCGTCCTGCGATATCTCGCCTTGCCGGTACATTTCGCTGAAACGCCACAGGTCACTGGTACCAATGGTCTTGCCACGGTAACGTCCTGTAAGCATGGGTCCACCGGAAACCACGATCGTAGGAATGTTCACACTCGCAGCACCCATTACAAGTGAAGGCGTGGTTTTGTCGCAACCGCAGAGCAGCACAACGCCGTCGATCGGGTTGGCACGGATTGATTCTTCCACATCCATGCTCGCAAGGTTGCGGAAAAGCATTGCCGTAGGCTTCATGAGCGTTTCTCCCAATGACATCACCGGAAATTCGAGTGGAAAACCACCTGCTTCCCACACACCGCGTTTCACTGACTCAGCTAGCTCACGGAAATGGCCATTGCATGGCGTCAATTCTGAAAATGTATTACAAATGCCGATTACAGGCCTTCCTTCAAACTCATCTGCCGGATAGCCCTGGTTTTTCATCCAGGCCCTGTATATAAATCCGTCTTTTCCCGACTTACCGAACCATCCCCGGCTGCGTAATTTATTTTCGTCCATTAGTTGCCATAGTTTACATGTAAATAAGTAAAGGAGGCTATCAGTAAAATATAATTCCGGCAGCCCTTTAAAATAAAAATTGTATCTTCGTTTTACACGTGCCCGGATTATCCATGACTGTTTTCAGAGGTTATAAATTGTTGTTTTACTTACTTTTACAATTGGTTGCACTACCTTCTATTGCACAGTTCCAGGCCGACAGTTTTATTGAAAAGTTATTAAAAAAGCATCCGGAACGCTTCTCAGAAATTCTCAATAATCCAGATAAGTACCGGAT
The genomic region above belongs to Dyadobacter pollutisoli and contains:
- a CDS encoding IlvD/Edd family dehydratase; this translates as MDENKLRSRGWFGKSGKDGFIYRAWMKNQGYPADEFEGRPVIGICNTFSELTPCNGHFRELAESVKRGVWEAGGFPLEFPVMSLGETLMKPTAMLFRNLASMDVEESIRANPIDGVVLLCGCDKTTPSLVMGAASVNIPTIVVSGGPMLTGRYRGKTIGTSDLWRFSEMYRQGEISQDEFTTAEACMCRSAGHCAVMGTASTMACMVESLGLTLPENAAIPAADSRRKVLAQLSGRRIVEMVKEDLRLSQILTKEAFENAIMLNAAIGGSTNFVIHLLAIAGRIGVDLSLDHFNDLCAKVPLLLNLQPSGGYFMEDFYYAGGLPVVIKEMIGMLHDGVITANGKTMAENCASAECFDPSVIGTLAEPVKDLTGLAVVRGNLCENGAVIKPSASLKPELMQHRGKAIVFEDIDDYKARLDDPNLDVDENSILVLKNVGPKGYPGMPEVGNMSLPKKLLAQGVIDMVRISDGRMSGTGFGTVVLHISPEAAVGGTLALVQDGDFIELDVENRKLNLEVSDEELARRRTLWKPLDMGYNRGYVNLHINHVMQAHEGADLDFLKGGSGDKVTRDSH